The following are encoded in a window of Megachile rotundata isolate GNS110a chromosome 2, iyMegRotu1, whole genome shotgun sequence genomic DNA:
- the LOC143266641 gene encoding uncharacterized protein LOC143266641, protein MFATNNNKGGSITSEAIARMMQEARKKIEKMEKREQNERQEEERSREETADRKNRKRKASGGMGALKAPKRAKQKEPAERSTNSNRGNWAPENEREEGVPYMEVTENIEKIEGNKNKRRKQKKGGKKGGSESAVVKYPKGEFTYGQALIWIKNRVGKLRALVNDVRETKAKDILFVFGSERGGLRIEEFVEIINREGNGKWQAHIHPDIIVHIRLGDPDLYEEEILEALNSSDIGTFVGQGEIRIREIQGKKYSSRRIAILECTRRAAKLLLQQNIRVTWQELKPFIPTARGKKVKKAKRN, encoded by the coding sequence ATGTTCGCCACAAACAATAACAAAGGAGGCAGCATCACGTCAGAAGCTATAGCTAGGATGATGCAAGAAGCGAGGAAGAAGATAGAGAAGATGGAGAAAAGAGAGCAGAACGAGAGACAAGAGGAAGAGAGAAGCAGGGAAGAAACGGCAGATAGAAAGAATAGAAAAAGAAAGGCAAGCGGAGGGATGGGAGCGCTAAAGGCACCGAAGAGAGCAAAGCAGAAAGAACCGGCGGAAAGATCAACGAACAGCAATCGGGGAAACTGGGCTCCGGAGAACGAAAGAGAGGAAGGTGTTCCATACATGGAGGTAacggaaaatatagaaaaaatagaGGGAAATAAAAACAAACGTAGAAAACAAAAGAAGGGAGGGAAAAAAGGTGGAAGCGAATCAGCGGTAGTCAAATATCCAAAGGGAGAATTTACGTACGGACAGGCGTTAATATGGATCAAGAATAGGGTCGGTAAACTTAGAGCATTAGTTAACGATGTAAGAGAGACTAAGGCGAAAGACATTCTTTTCGTGTTCGGAAGCGAACGAGGGGGGCTACGGATCGAAGAATTTGTAGAAATTATAAATCGAGAGGGTAACGGGAAATGGCAAGCCCATATACATCCAGACATAATCGTACATATTAGACTTGGGGACCCCGATCTTTACGAAGAGGAGATATTAGAAGCACTTAATAGCTCCGATATAGGAACTTTTGTAGGACAAGGGGAAATAAGGATTAGGGAAATACAAGGGAAGAAATACTCGTCGAGGAGAATCGCGATCTTGGAGTGCACGAGACGTGCAGCCAAACTGCTCCTACAACAAAATATAAGAGTAACATGGCAGGAGCTCAAACCCTTCATCCCAACAGCGAGAGGAAAGAAGGTTAAAAAGGCAAAAAGAAATTAA